The proteins below are encoded in one region of Phaseolus vulgaris cultivar G19833 chromosome 1, P. vulgaris v2.0, whole genome shotgun sequence:
- the LOC137815602 gene encoding uncharacterized protein, with translation MEDPEAHLTAFHTQMVLVGGSDAVRCKLFMSLTGMAMDWFISLPDGHISYFVQLLQLFREQYLVYRAPPPVSYDLFDVKQYQGETLKEYINRFGAQVVKVGTTEEPMIVYGFKKGVCPGPFCESIIRNRPRTFAEIRRRAVEHIASEGEVCEKRTSVAPTRPRAQTRAQPVRLNETTTGRKNQEGKRPYEARKPQPRGQAGGNRPAKERARPTRYDFMVKLKDLIAVPNIAERLRRPAKSDKVLGPRKDSWCEFHEAFGHHINNCLSLGYQLDELVKSGFLKDYLTETATTVALPEPAEDQAHEMPIHDEVHTISGGFSGGGPTSSQRKKYARGVNSVDEKISGDPWESDLMFTRADLRDVVPHDNDPVVILVVTAGRKVEVRGYLELRTTFTDGAASRTESIWYLVVNANSAYNILFGRPTLNRLRAVSSTRHMKMKLPDLSGKDEVAEVISRHLDAFAWSASDMPGIDPDFLCHHLSMDATVHPVRQRRRKFNEERRLVVKEETQKLLSVGHIREIQYPEWLANVVLVKKANGKWRMSVDFTDFNKACPKDSYPLPSIDTLVDSASGCEMLSFLDAFSGYNQIKMHPRDEGKTAFMTETCSYCYKVMSFGLKNAGATYQRLMDKVLAPMLGRNVQAYVDDMVVASRDRRQHTTDLEELFATISKYRLKLNPEKCVFGVEAGKF, from the exons atggaggatcccgaagcacatctcaccgcgttccacacgcagatggtgctagtaggcggctccgacgccgtaagatgcaagcttttcatgagcTTGACgggaatggccatggattggttcattagcctTCCAGATGGCCATATCTCCTACTTCGTGCAGCTGTTGCAGTTATTTAGGGAGCAATACCTAGTTTACAGGGCCCCACCACCTGTTTCGTATGACCTATTTGACGTAAAACAATATCAGGGTGAGACTTTGAAGGAGTACATCAACCGTTTCGGGGCTCAAGTAGTGAAGGTCGGCACTACGGAAgaacccatgatcgtgtacgggTTCAAAAAAGGCGTATGCCCTGGCCCCTTTtgcgaatccatcattcgcaaccgccccaggaccttcgctgaaataaggcgtcgcgcggtggagcatattgcctctgagggagaggtgtgtgagaagcgcacGAGTGTCGCACCCACACGCCCGAGGGCACAGACAcgggctcaacccgtcaggctcaacgagaccacgacgggaaggaagaatcAGGAAGGGAAACGCCCCTACGAGGCGAGAAAACCCCAACCTAGAGGTCAAGCGGGAGGAAATCGTCCGGCCAAGGAAAGGGCCAGACCAACAAGGTACGACTTCATGGTGaagttgaaggacctgatcgccgtacCTAATATAGCCGAAAGATTGAGGCGACCAGCGAAgtctgacaaggtgctggggcctcgcaaggactcttggtgtgagttccatgAAGCTTTCGGTCACCATATCAACAACTGCCTATCGCTGGGGTACCAGTTAGACGAGTTAGTAAAAAGCGGGTTCTTGAAGGATTATCTCACTGAAACCGCCACGACCGTAGCACTGCCGGAACCAGCGGAGGATCAAGCGCATGAGATGCCGATCCACGACGAAGTtcacaccatttctggtggTTTTTCGGGAGGGGGACCCACTTCATCCCAACGCAAGAAATATGCGAGGGGAGTAAATTCGGTTGACGAAAAAATCTCAGGcgacccgtgggagtcagacctcatGTTCACAAGGGCGGACCTACGAGATGTCGTCCCGCACGACAATGATCCCGTGGTCATTTTGGTTGTCACggctggaaggaag gtggaagtgcGTGGCTACTTGGAGTTGAGGACGACATTCACAGATGGAGCGGCCTCACGTACTGAAAGCATTTGGTACTTAGTTGTGAACGCCAATTCGGCTTACAACATCCTGTTTGGAAGACCGACGTTGAATAGGCTGAGAGCAGTatcctccacgcgccacatgaagatgaagctgccggatctcagtggcaag GACGAAGTAGCggaggtgatttcacgccacttaGATGCTTTTGCGTGGTCcgcctcagacatgccgggcatcgaccctgactttTTATGCCACCAccttagcatggacgccacggttcaccctgtgcgacagaggaggagaaagtttaacgaagaaaGGCGCCTCGTGGTGAAGGAAGAAACACAGAAGTTGTTGAGTGTTGGACACATCcgggaaatccaataccccgagtggctggccaacgtcgttctGGTGAAGAAAGcaaacggaaagtggaggatgtctgtggacttcacagactttaacaaggcgtgccccaaggattcatatccactacccagcattgacaccctggtggatagtgcctcGGGTTGCGAGATGCTTAGCTTTTTGGACGCTTtttcggggtacaatcagatcaagatgcacccgagggATGAGGGTAAAACAGCATTCATGACAGAGACATGtagctactgctacaaagtgatgtcgttcgggttaaagaatgcaggcgccacctaccagaggttaatggacaaggtcctggcgcctaTGTTAGGGAGGAACGTACaagcctacgtggatgacatggtggtagCTTCGCGCGATAGGAGGCAACATACAACAGATCTGGAAGAGTTGTTTGCCACCATCTCAAAGTAtcgcctcaagctgaaccctgagaagtgtgtttttggggttGAGGCGGGAAAGTTTTAG
- the LOC137815603 gene encoding uncharacterized protein: MGAQNLLVKSDSQLITGQVSGEFQAKDPQMAAYLRYVQLLRGAFSALELVHVPREQNARADLLAKLASSGKGGRQRTVIQETLKAPRKFVEDNRMDVLHICTARGRPRSHLSLTQDTMKTPRISTYADAPEEGKHTQVYTLAEGDTWMTPYRQYLADGILPAEPEEGKKIKRNAARYTLVDGTLFRHGFTHPILTCVSGNKCTRIMAELHEGI; encoded by the coding sequence atgggcgcacagaacctcttGGTAAAGAGTGATTCACAGCTAATCACAGGGCAAGTCTCGGGAGAATTTCAGGCTAAGGACCCGCAAATGGCGGCGTACCTGAGGTATGTCCAGCTGCTAAGGGGAGCATTCAGCGCTCTTGAActagtacatgtcccaagggagcaaaatgccagagctgacctgcttgccaagctggccagctcaggaaaggggggcagacagaggacagtgatccaagagacgctcaaagctccgcggaaattcgtggaagataacaggatGGACGTCCTCCATATTTGTACAGCAAgaggaaggccgaggagtcatctTTCTTTGACTCAAGATACGATGAAGACACCTCGCATCAGCACATATGCGGACGCACCCGAGGAAGGAAAGCATACACAGGTATATACTTTGGCCGAGGGAGACacttggatgacgccatacaggcaatacctggcggatgggattctcccagcggaaccagaagaaggcaagaagattaagaggaaCGCTGCAAGATATACCCTGGTAGACGGGAcattgttcagacacgggttcacacaccccatcctgacgtgcgtaagcggcaacaagtgcaccaggataatggctgaactccacgaaggtatttga